The following proteins come from a genomic window of Macaca fascicularis isolate 582-1 chromosome 8, T2T-MFA8v1.1:
- the LOC135964597 gene encoding ATP-dependent 6-phosphofructokinase, platelet type-like isoform X3 yields MGGYCGYLANMGGIAAGADAAYIFEEPFDIEDLQGGAPSPFDRNFGTKISARAMEWITAKLKEAQGRGKTLTTDDPVCVLGISKRNVIFQPVAELKNQMDFEHRIPKERWWLKLRPLMKILAKYKASYNV; encoded by the exons ATGGGCGGCTACTGTGgctacctggccaacatggggggGATCGCGGCCGGAGCCGATGCCGCATACATTTTCGAAGAGCCCTTCGACATTGAGGATCTGCAG GGTGGGGCACCTTCTCCATTTGATAGAAACTTTGGAACCAAAATCTCTGCCAGAGCTATGGAGTGGATCACTGCAAAACTCAAGGAGGCCCAGGGCAGAG GAAAAACATTGACCACCGATGATCCCGTTTGTGTGCTGGGAATCAgcaaaagaaatgttatttttcaacCTGTGGCAGAGCTGAAGAACCAAATGGATTTTGA GCACAGGATTCCCAAAGAACGGTGGTGGCTCAAGCTGCGGCCCCTCATGAAGATCCTGGCCAAGTACAAGGCCAGCTACAACGTGTGA
- the LOC135964597 gene encoding ATP-dependent 6-phosphofructokinase, platelet type-like isoform X1 → MADISLWDLMPMHPKDPQAPGCKNHHLPWSRVSINVTFTDGWKTATTLKSQGAFQKKIEEHSCSHGQSWQTCDRIKQSASGTKRRVFIKTMGGYCGYLANMGGIAAGADAAYIFEEPFDIEDLQGGAPSPFDRNFGTKISARAMEWITAKLKEAQGRGKTLTTDDPVCVLGISKRNVIFQPVAELKNQMDFEHRIPKERWWLKLRPLMKILAKYKASYNV, encoded by the exons ATGGCAGACATTTCACTCTGGGACCTCATGCCTATGCATCCGAAAGACCCCCAGGCGCCTGGGTGTAAGAACCATCATCTGCCTTGGAGTAGAGTTTCTATAAATGTAACATTCACCGATGGATGGAAGACGGCCACAACTCTAAAATCACAGGGagcttttcagaagaaaatagaagagcaCAGCTGTTCCCATGGACAAAGCTGGCAG ACCTGCGACCGCATCAAGCAGTCCGCCAGCGGAACCAAGCGGCGCGTGTTCATCAAGACCATGGGCGGCTACTGTGgctacctggccaacatggggggGATCGCGGCCGGAGCCGATGCCGCATACATTTTCGAAGAGCCCTTCGACATTGAGGATCTGCAG GGTGGGGCACCTTCTCCATTTGATAGAAACTTTGGAACCAAAATCTCTGCCAGAGCTATGGAGTGGATCACTGCAAAACTCAAGGAGGCCCAGGGCAGAG GAAAAACATTGACCACCGATGATCCCGTTTGTGTGCTGGGAATCAgcaaaagaaatgttatttttcaacCTGTGGCAGAGCTGAAGAACCAAATGGATTTTGA GCACAGGATTCCCAAAGAACGGTGGTGGCTCAAGCTGCGGCCCCTCATGAAGATCCTGGCCAAGTACAAGGCCAGCTACAACGTGTGA